A window of Microcoleus sp. bin38.metabat.b11b12b14.051 genomic DNA:
CAGTTTGTGTTTCCCGACGCCCCGTTTCCCCATCCCCAGGTAATGGGTGGCAAAATGTGGTATGACCTAGCAAACAAAGACGCTCAGGGATTGGTAGAAAGCCGGCAATTGCTGAGGGAATTGTTGCTGTCTTTGGAAAGCAGCACGGGCGTGCCTTTGTCTCGCACGATTTTAGGTGGCTTTTCTCAAGGCGGAGCGATGACTCTGGATGTGGGCTTGACTTTACCCCTAGCGGGTTTAATTTGTCTGAGCGGTTATTTGCACTCCTCGATTTCTCCAGTTGCTGGGAGTGCTTTACCGCCTGTTTTAATCGTCCACGGTACTCAAGATACTATTGTGCCCGTTAGTGCTGCGGTGCGATCGCGCGAGAGTTTGACTGCTTGGGGAGCTGTTGTCGAATATCGAGAATTTAACATGGGACACGAGATTA
This region includes:
- a CDS encoding alpha/beta hydrolase, which translates into the protein MSLQFISIPPTTDRKSVALIVALHGWGANARDLTSLAPAFNLPDYQFVFPDAPFPHPQVMGGKMWYDLANKDAQGLVESRQLLRELLLSLESSTGVPLSRTILGGFSQGGAMTLDVGLTLPLAGLICLSGYLHSSISPVAGSALPPVLIVHGTQDTIVPVSAAVRSRESLTAWGAVVEYREFNMGHEIMPEVVDVMRSFVVKTLSKSD